The Nitrobacter hamburgensis X14 genome contains the following window.
CGGTGCTACAAGAAGCTTGTTGGCCAGTCCACCCCTTCCGATTCTGTTTTCCCACTGACCATTGCTGAGGTGCGCGTCGGTGATTGGTTGCTGGCAATTGCGGCGCTTCAGCGCAAATGTCTGAGCTCGGACCAGAAGGTCTGCTGAGCAATCCTCAGTCGCCCGGCTTTTCCTGCGCTGGGGCGCAAAGCGACGGACCACGCGCTTGATGTCGAGCGTTTCGACGAGGTGACGCCTTGGGTTAACGGGGGTTTGAAGGTAATGAGATTGGCACCAAGCAGCCAGCGAAGCTCAAGCGACGGTTGGGACTGCCCTTGCTCCTGCTTTACGCACCGGGATCACTATTGGCGCGGGCATCTGGAAGGCGATTTTCCCAAAATTCTTGCGCAGGGGAGTCCGCAGACGGGAAGTCCGCTCGTAGCCACGGCGCTGATTGCGGCGTAAAATATGCCGTTGACGGTAGTGGTGTCGTTTGCGTGGCTCACGGAAAGTACCTCGCTGGCTACTCTCGTCATCTGGGTTCCTACGGTCGGTCTTTCGACCTGCGTCGCCATGACCGCGAGTTCGATATTCAGATGACGTCGGTTGTGAACCCATTTTCGCGGCCGGCGCGACGGGACGGGTTCGAGATCCGGACCAGTGCTTCGATCGAGGTCGTTGACCATGCGTTCTAATTTTTCCGTTCGGTCAGTCCTTGTTGTATTACCGACTCTCGGCCTTCTATCAGGTTTTGCTGTGCCTTTAATTGGTTTGCCAGCATTGCAAGGAAGGGTATGGGCTGCCTTCACTGTGCCGGTTCTGGTGGCTCTGCTCTATGAGATTGCAGCAAGTCTGAGACGCGCGGAGGTCGGGCTCGATATCGTAGCAGCGCTGTCGATGACGGCAGCGCTGGCGGTTGGCGAGAACCTTGCGGCTGTCGTTGTCGCGTTGATGTATTCGGGTGGTCAGTATCTCGAAGCCTACGCCGAGGGTCACGCGCGCCGCGAGATGACGGCGATCCTTGCGCGGGTACCTCGTACGGCTGTCAGGCATGGCAATAGCGTGCTTGAAGAAGTCGGTCTTGAGACAATCGTGCCCGGTGATCGGCTACTCATTCGACAGGGGGATGTTGTCCCGGTCGATGGAACGGTCGCCAGCGGTGTCGCAATTCTGGATCAATCGGCGCTGACAGGTGAACCGATCCCCGTGCAACAGCGGGCCGGCGATGCAGTGATGAGCGGATCGACCAATGCCGGCGAAGCTTTCGACCTGGTAGCGTCACATCACGCCGCCGAAAGCACCTATGCCGGCATTGTCAGGCTGGTCGAGGAGGCGCAGCGCTCCAAGGCGCCGATGTCGCGGCTTGCCGACCGGTTTGCCATATTGTTTCTTGGCGTGACCGTGCTGATTTCAGGTTTAGCCTGGTACTTCACCGATGATCCCATTCGTGCCGTCGCCGTTCTCGTGGTTGCAACGCCGTGCCCGCTTATTCTGGCCGTGCCGATCGCCATTGTATCCGGCCTTTCACGCGCGGCGCGATTTGGCATCCTGATCAAGGGCGGAAAGGCGATTGAGGCGCTGGCGCGCGTGTCCTCGCTCGTCCTTGACAAGACGGGAACACTGACCGACGGTAGGGCGCGGGTCGTATCGGTCAACGTTCGGGATCATCTCGAACCCGACGACATCTTGCGTTTTGCAGCCTCGCTCGATCAGGCGTCGAAGCACATTATTGCCCAAACCCTTGTGATCGAGGCGCGGGACCGCAAGCTGCACCTCTCGACCCCGTCCAACGTGATCGAGACAGCGGGCGATGGCATCGAGGGCAGCATTGACGGGCTAAATGTGGCGGTCGGCGGCGTCCACTTCGTCCGTTCTAAATTGACGAAGACGGAAACAACCTCGTTTGAGCCAACGCAAAAGGCCGGCGCAGTGATTGTCGCCGTTGCGATTGGTGGCAAGATGGCTGGCGAGATCGTGCTCGCCGATGAATTGCGCGTTGGTACGCAGGCCCTTCTGCAGGCGCTGAGAAAATTGGGAATACAGCGAATTATTCTCGCGACCGGGGATCGCTGCGAAGTCGCGCAAGCTATATCGCGCGGACTCGGAATCGATGGCGTTAGGTCGGAGTTGACGCCGGATCAGAAAGTGTTGGTTGTTCTTACGGAGCGGAAGAACGGTCCGGTCATGATGGTCGGCGACGGTGTGAATGACGCCCCGGCGCTGGCCGCGGCTGATATTGGAGTAGCAATGGGCGCACGGGGCACAGCAGCGTCGGCCGAGGCAGCAGATGTAGTCCTTCTGGTTGACCATCTTGATCGTATCGTACCCGCTATTCAAATCGCGCGGCGGTCGCGCTTGATCGCGCTCGAAAGCGTCGCTGCGGGGATTGGACTATCGCTGCTCGGTATGATCGCCGCGGCGTTTGGTTATATCACGCCCGTTCAAGGTGCTTTGCTTCAGGAGGTGATCGACGTCGCGGTCATACTAAACGCGCTGCGGGCGCTCGGCGGAAATGAGATCCAATATACGCTTGCGAAGTAAGGCAGCTCAGGCCGACCGTACAGCCGTGTTCGTCGATGAGCAGTTCCTTGACGTGACCGAATGCTTGGCCAATTTCCCGTGAACAATATGAATTCGCCGATCATTTGTACGGTGAGATTTAGATCATGAGTGACCGCGACAACGGTCTTGCCGCGGAGCGTCACAAGGTCACGAAGGATGCCAAACACCTGAGCGGTGGCGAGCGAATCCAGACTCCCGGTCGGCTCATCGGCAAGAATGACCGGAGGGGCGTTGGCCGTTGCACGAGCCACGGCGACGCGCTGCCGTTGCCTACCCGAGGTGTTTTGCGAAGGTGATCGCTCAGCCCGAACGATATCAGTAATTCCTCTCCGCGTGAGGTGGCGCCGCGTGACGGCAATCTGCATCGAGAAACCGACCTGTGACGCCCGCGATTGTCACCAGCGTCTAGCGGGCGCGATGGCGGATATGTGTCCATGCGATGGTCATGGATAGGAAGGTTTACGGCGTGATGCTCACGCATCCCCACCGATCGCGTAACGGCCGCTTCTGTCACGTCGATTGGTGCGACCTTTATATCCATAATTGCTCAAGCCATGTCGTCGCGAAGTACTAACTGGCGACATGGGGGTCGTCTGCCAGGTGCACCACCTCGACACAGTCGATATTCAGGCACGCTTTGCCGATTTGATGTTCTGCCAGGACCCGCGCCTGAGAGGGATCGTCAGATTCAATGTCGATCTGACGCTGAAGACACTTGAAATTATGACCGTTCGAATTCAGCAGATCCTTGTAGAAAGAGACGCGATAGCCGTTCATGGGAAACTCCTCGTTTTCTGCGGATGCGGGCCAGGTGGACCGCAGGTTGGTGCCCTCAAGCCTCCATGGTGGACAGCCGTTGTCGGTTGCGCAGCGCGATTTGGCGAGCGCTCGAAAACATCAGGATGCCCTCATCGTTGAGTTGTGAGAGCGCCCGCGAGACGGTCTCGAGCGTCAGCCCGAGGTAATCGCCAATATCGCGACGACACATCGGGAGCGCCATCATGCCGGCTCTGGCGAGTCGGCGGTCCATTTCCAGCAGGAAAGTGGCGACGCGCTCCATCGCAGTCTTGCGGCCAAGAAGCAGCATATGGTCTTCGGCATGCCGGAGGTCGCTTGCCGTTATCGTCCAGAGATTGCGGGTAACCTGAACGTTCGACGCTGCAGCCTTCTCGAGGTTGCGACGAGGCACCAGGCGGACAGTGGTGTTTGTGATTGCTTCGGCAGTGAGCCGGTGCTCCGAGCCGGGGTCGAGGCCAAAGACATCGCCCGGCAGATGGAATGCACTGATTTGCCGTCGTCCGTCGCTCAGGAGTTTATAGGTACGGACTGCGCCGCTGATGATCTGGTAGAGATATTCGGAAGGCTCACCCTCGCCGTAGATTTCCTCATCCTTATTGTAGGAAAATTCGCTTGCGACCACTCTCGAGCAACGGACGATTGCGCTGAATTGGTCGGCCGGTTCAGCCGCCATGACGTGCGGAATGTCGAGAGCGTTGACGGTCGGGGCAGTGATCGTCTGGGTATGCATATCGCCATCTCCTCGATGCGTGATGGCTTGGTTTATCGGAGACGTGCGCGCCGGAATATTTCGGTCGATATCCTAAGGGGTGCCTCCTAGGGGCTTTTACGGAGGTGCTGCTTCAGGACGTGGCACAGACGTGCCGATGGTGCTTCGAACGCGTTCCATGCCGCAATCGATTAACAAGTTCCACCCCGTCGATTTCCCCGTTCGCAGACGTTCTCGACCTTCCTGAGTAAGCAGGGTTGGCCGGGGATTTCATGTTCGAAACGCCGGTTTGCGCATCGACCATTTGCTCTTGAGCCTGGTGCTCGCCGCGCGGCTGGGCGAGCTGGGAGTAGTCACCTGATGCCACGCCCGATCTTCGGACTTTGGGAAACCGTTAAGGCATTCCGCCATACCACTGCCGGGTCCTGTCTCCCGGATCAGTATGTCCAGAACATCAAGACGTTTCGCCTCGCACCTTCGCCGCTGGCGGCGCCGCGGAACGCGGGCGTGTCAGAAGATCGCCAAGGCGCCACGATCTGTCCGGATCGCAGGCGCTGTGGCGGTCGTGCTC
Protein-coding sequences here:
- a CDS encoding heavy metal translocating P-type ATPase; the protein is MRSNFSVRSVLVVLPTLGLLSGFAVPLIGLPALQGRVWAAFTVPVLVALLYEIAASLRRAEVGLDIVAALSMTAALAVGENLAAVVVALMYSGGQYLEAYAEGHARREMTAILARVPRTAVRHGNSVLEEVGLETIVPGDRLLIRQGDVVPVDGTVASGVAILDQSALTGEPIPVQQRAGDAVMSGSTNAGEAFDLVASHHAAESTYAGIVRLVEEAQRSKAPMSRLADRFAILFLGVTVLISGLAWYFTDDPIRAVAVLVVATPCPLILAVPIAIVSGLSRAARFGILIKGGKAIEALARVSSLVLDKTGTLTDGRARVVSVNVRDHLEPDDILRFAASLDQASKHIIAQTLVIEARDRKLHLSTPSNVIETAGDGIEGSIDGLNVAVGGVHFVRSKLTKTETTSFEPTQKAGAVIVAVAIGGKMAGEIVLADELRVGTQALLQALRKLGIQRIILATGDRCEVAQAISRGLGIDGVRSELTPDQKVLVVLTERKNGPVMMVGDGVNDAPALAAADIGVAMGARGTAASAEAADVVLLVDHLDRIVPAIQIARRSRLIALESVAAGIGLSLLGMIAAAFGYITPVQGALLQEVIDVAVILNALRALGGNEIQYTLAK
- a CDS encoding cyclic nucleotide-binding domain-containing protein; its protein translation is MHTQTITAPTVNALDIPHVMAAEPADQFSAIVRCSRVVASEFSYNKDEEIYGEGEPSEYLYQIISGAVRTYKLLSDGRRQISAFHLPGDVFGLDPGSEHRLTAEAITNTTVRLVPRRNLEKAAASNVQVTRNLWTITASDLRHAEDHMLLLGRKTAMERVATFLLEMDRRLARAGMMALPMCRRDIGDYLGLTLETVSRALSQLNDEGILMFSSARQIALRNRQRLSTMEA